A window from Vespa velutina chromosome 13, iVesVel2.1, whole genome shotgun sequence encodes these proteins:
- the LOC124953670 gene encoding putative uncharacterized protein DDB_G0282133 isoform X2, translating into MCSSFVNTSFDLSKKQRQIMSQITRHRRFKRATVLIKRTQCLGRYQRIRGCMSSYEKLRSNNSSLAKALSKQKQKGQLLFSQNVALLAEVQDLSSACNKRDNTILKVLQNAKEMLKMLVTMTKFVTSTIASCQEFTSSSNMNIRMSCNPLSRDNRRLSSKSPTRGIVKPMVSGHTITKPTINLSRVNMQHFNNSTTALSTIEEVSTPVILSENSNVNDDNSPRSIPVDTQARNTGGRICRMPERLNVTSSRASEGDERRLSKRKSKYSMQLSERHSRSRSNRLSESNNTECTNLVGSPRVKLNDVSKLLQNCQTINIRRLGSIKDKVVNENIEINDSTNNISNKQDKDDNVISETQLSIDISEGTDTEENNNESIQNSRKNFKNEQPKLDVQTNSRDNHNDASTNDDPLEGPSWLLNDYQKFSSSTNSNMESNKVKNFNNKSDNAHDCTTKTSMLHTMQYNNNNNNNNNNNNNNNNNNNSNNYQEDNKESDSLYTKKNRFKCHTLEKRSVLNNFQENNLEAEGDVTINNQGFVTRQRGNSTETMDDDLDEFTLMFMRRNINNVPFDINDLQLPVLEDSVVKSIVTKEPEPEITTTLQKLTQNCEIPSTNNDIKDDSLFDQLTVKLPQLSNTTIDCTIPMIDISLDTHQQKKLKNINKSFEADNSESITLRKKKVRSQNKSTSDKDPSAVKVVLQKLNDSDVKLQAVPFEATFLQNSNSFSKKILYSPPLENSSDSESSTMSLNIENSSPRRPKRQKAPQNLKEPNLRKKLRRFK; encoded by the exons ATGTGCAGTAGTTTTGTTAATACTTCTTTTGATTTATCCa aAAAACAGAGACAAATAATGTCACAAATAACGAGACATAGAAGATTCAAAAGAGCCACTGTGCTCATTAAAAGAACACAGTGTTTAGGGAGATATCAAAGGATTAGAGGCTGTATGTCCT CATATGAAAAGTTAAGAAGTAATAATAGTTCATTGGCAAAGGCACTCTctaagcaaaaacaaaaaggacaACTTCTATTTTCACAAAATGTTGCTTTATTAGCAGAAGTTCAAGACTTGAGCTCAGCTTGTAATAAACGTGat aatacaattttaaaagtattacAAAATGCTAAAGAAATGCTGAAAATGTTAGTTACGATGACTAAATTTGTAACAAGTACTATTGCTTCCTGCCAAGAATTTACATCTTCCTCTAATATGAACATACGGATGTCTTGTAATCCACTTTCTa GAGATAACAGAAGGCTATCGTCTAAATCTCCTACTAGAGGAATAGTTAAACCGATGGTAAGTGGGCATACAATAACAAAGCCCACTATTAACTTGAGTCGAGTAAACATgcaacattttaataattcaacgaCGGCCTTGAGTACTATAGAAGAAGTATCAACGCCAGTAATATTATCTGAAAATTCCAATGTAAATGATGATAATTCCCCTCGTTCTATTCCCGTTGATACACAAGCAAGAAAT ACTGGTGGTCGTATCTGTAGAATGCCAGAAAGATTGAATGTTACTTCATCTAGAGCTAGTg AAGGAGATGAACGACGATTAAGTaaacgaaaaagtaaatattctaTGCAGTTATCCGAGAGACATTCGAGATCAAGATCTAATAGATTATCAGAATCAAATAATACAGAATGCACAAATTTAGTAGGAAGTCCTCGTGTTAAATTGAATGACGTTTCCAAATTGTTACAGAATTGCCAAACTATTAATATTCGAAGg cTGGGTTCAATTAAAGATAAAGTTGTTAATGAAAACATAGAAATTAATGAttcaacaaataatatatctaataaacaAGATAAGGATGATAACGTTATTTCAGAAACGCAATTATCAATAGATATTTCTGAAGGAACTGAtacagaagaaaataataatgaatctaTACAAAATAGTAGAAAAAACTTTAAAAATGAACAGCCTAAACTTGATGTACAAACAAATAGCAGAGATAATCATAATGATGCATCTACTAATGATGATCCGCTTGAAGGCCCAAGTTGGTTATTGAAcgattatcaaaaattttcttcctcaacaaattcaaatatggaaagtaataaagtaaagaattttaataataaaagtgacAATGCACATGATTGTACTACAAAAACTTCCATGCTACATACaatgcaatataataataataataataataataataataataataataataataataataataataatagtaataattatcaagaagataataaagagtCTGATAGTttatatactaaaaaaaatagatttaaatgTCATACTTTGGAAAAACGAAGCGTTTTAAATAACTTTCAAGAGAATAATCTTGAAGCAGAAGGGGATGttacaataaataatcaagGATTTGTGACACGACAACGTGGAAATTCTACCGAAACTATGGATGATGATCTTGACGAATTTACTTTAATGTTTATGcgacgaaatattaataatgtaccttttgatataaatgatttacAATTACCTGTTTTAGAAGATTCCGTTGTAAAGTCCATAGTAACAAAAGAACCGGAACCTGAAATAACGACTACATTACAGAAATTAACACAAAATTGTGAAATTCCATCTACCAATAATGACATTAAAGATGATTCATTATTTGATCAACTTACAGTTAAGCTGCCTCAGCTTTCAAATACCACAATTGATTGTACAATACCAATGATAGATATATCATTGGATACACATCaacagaaaaaattaaaaaatataaataaatcattcgaaGCAGATAATTCTGAAAGTATAACTTtacggaagaaaaaagttcGAAGTCAGAATAAATCTACAAGTGACAAAGATCCAAGTGCTGTTAAAGTTGTCTTACAAAAACTTAATGATTCTGATGTTAAATTGCAGGCAGTTCCCTTCGAAGCAACATTTTTACAGAATTCTAACTCTTTCTC aaaaaagattctttaTTCTCCACCACTTGAAAATTCTAGTGATTCTGAAAGTAGCACAATGAGTTTAAACATTGAGAATAGTTCACCGAGACGCCCTAAAAGACAGAAGGCACCACAAAATTTGAAGGAACCAAATTTACGAAA AAAGCTAAGGagatttaaatga
- the LOC124953670 gene encoding probable serine/threonine-protein kinase DDB_G0278845 isoform X3, whose product MCSSFVNTSFDLSKKQRQIMSQITRHRRFKRATVLIKRTQCLGRYQRIRGCMSSYEKLRSNNSSLAKALSKQKQKGQLLFSQNVALLAEVQDLSSACNKRDNTILKVLQNAKEMLKMLVTMTKFVTSTIASCQEFTSSSNMNIRMSCNPLSKGDNRRLSSKSPTRGIVKPMVSGHTITKPTINLSRVNMQHFNNSTTALSTIEEVSTPVILSENSNVNDDNSPRSIPVDTQARNTGGRICRMPERLNVTSSRASGDERRLSKRKSKYSMQLSERHSRSRSNRLSESNNTECTNLVGSPRVKLNDVSKLLQNCQTINIRRLGSIKDKVVNENIEINDSTNNISNKQDKDDNVISETQLSIDISEGTDTEENNNESIQNSRKNFKNEQPKLDVQTNSRDNHNDASTNDDPLEGPSWLLNDYQKFSSSTNSNMESNKVKNFNNKSDNAHDCTTKTSMLHTMQYNNNNNNNNNNNNNNNNNNNSNNYQEDNKESDSLYTKKNRFKCHTLEKRSVLNNFQENNLEAEGDVTINNQGFVTRQRGNSTETMDDDLDEFTLMFMRRNINNVPFDINDLQLPVLEDSVVKSIVTKEPEPEITTTLQKLTQNCEIPSTNNDIKDDSLFDQLTVKLPQLSNTTIDCTIPMIDISLDTHQQKKLKNINKSFEADNSESITLRKKKVRSQNKSTSDKDPSAVKVVLQKLNDSDVKLQAVPFEATFLQNSNSFSKKILYSPPLENSSDSESSTMSLNIENSSPRRPKRQKAPQNLKEPNLRKKLRRFK is encoded by the exons ATGTGCAGTAGTTTTGTTAATACTTCTTTTGATTTATCCa aAAAACAGAGACAAATAATGTCACAAATAACGAGACATAGAAGATTCAAAAGAGCCACTGTGCTCATTAAAAGAACACAGTGTTTAGGGAGATATCAAAGGATTAGAGGCTGTATGTCCT CATATGAAAAGTTAAGAAGTAATAATAGTTCATTGGCAAAGGCACTCTctaagcaaaaacaaaaaggacaACTTCTATTTTCACAAAATGTTGCTTTATTAGCAGAAGTTCAAGACTTGAGCTCAGCTTGTAATAAACGTGat aatacaattttaaaagtattacAAAATGCTAAAGAAATGCTGAAAATGTTAGTTACGATGACTAAATTTGTAACAAGTACTATTGCTTCCTGCCAAGAATTTACATCTTCCTCTAATATGAACATACGGATGTCTTGTAATCCACTTTCTa aaGGAGATAACAGAAGGCTATCGTCTAAATCTCCTACTAGAGGAATAGTTAAACCGATGGTAAGTGGGCATACAATAACAAAGCCCACTATTAACTTGAGTCGAGTAAACATgcaacattttaataattcaacgaCGGCCTTGAGTACTATAGAAGAAGTATCAACGCCAGTAATATTATCTGAAAATTCCAATGTAAATGATGATAATTCCCCTCGTTCTATTCCCGTTGATACACAAGCAAGAAAT ACTGGTGGTCGTATCTGTAGAATGCCAGAAAGATTGAATGTTACTTCATCTAGAGCTAGTg GAGATGAACGACGATTAAGTaaacgaaaaagtaaatattctaTGCAGTTATCCGAGAGACATTCGAGATCAAGATCTAATAGATTATCAGAATCAAATAATACAGAATGCACAAATTTAGTAGGAAGTCCTCGTGTTAAATTGAATGACGTTTCCAAATTGTTACAGAATTGCCAAACTATTAATATTCGAAGg cTGGGTTCAATTAAAGATAAAGTTGTTAATGAAAACATAGAAATTAATGAttcaacaaataatatatctaataaacaAGATAAGGATGATAACGTTATTTCAGAAACGCAATTATCAATAGATATTTCTGAAGGAACTGAtacagaagaaaataataatgaatctaTACAAAATAGTAGAAAAAACTTTAAAAATGAACAGCCTAAACTTGATGTACAAACAAATAGCAGAGATAATCATAATGATGCATCTACTAATGATGATCCGCTTGAAGGCCCAAGTTGGTTATTGAAcgattatcaaaaattttcttcctcaacaaattcaaatatggaaagtaataaagtaaagaattttaataataaaagtgacAATGCACATGATTGTACTACAAAAACTTCCATGCTACATACaatgcaatataataataataataataataataataataataataataataataataataataataatagtaataattatcaagaagataataaagagtCTGATAGTttatatactaaaaaaaatagatttaaatgTCATACTTTGGAAAAACGAAGCGTTTTAAATAACTTTCAAGAGAATAATCTTGAAGCAGAAGGGGATGttacaataaataatcaagGATTTGTGACACGACAACGTGGAAATTCTACCGAAACTATGGATGATGATCTTGACGAATTTACTTTAATGTTTATGcgacgaaatattaataatgtaccttttgatataaatgatttacAATTACCTGTTTTAGAAGATTCCGTTGTAAAGTCCATAGTAACAAAAGAACCGGAACCTGAAATAACGACTACATTACAGAAATTAACACAAAATTGTGAAATTCCATCTACCAATAATGACATTAAAGATGATTCATTATTTGATCAACTTACAGTTAAGCTGCCTCAGCTTTCAAATACCACAATTGATTGTACAATACCAATGATAGATATATCATTGGATACACATCaacagaaaaaattaaaaaatataaataaatcattcgaaGCAGATAATTCTGAAAGTATAACTTtacggaagaaaaaagttcGAAGTCAGAATAAATCTACAAGTGACAAAGATCCAAGTGCTGTTAAAGTTGTCTTACAAAAACTTAATGATTCTGATGTTAAATTGCAGGCAGTTCCCTTCGAAGCAACATTTTTACAGAATTCTAACTCTTTCTC aaaaaagattctttaTTCTCCACCACTTGAAAATTCTAGTGATTCTGAAAGTAGCACAATGAGTTTAAACATTGAGAATAGTTCACCGAGACGCCCTAAAAGACAGAAGGCACCACAAAATTTGAAGGAACCAAATTTACGAAA AAAGCTAAGGagatttaaatga
- the LOC124953670 gene encoding uncharacterized protein DDB_G0292186-like isoform X4 yields the protein MCSSFVNTSFDLSKKQRQIMSQITRHRRFKRATVLIKRTQCLGRYQRIRGCMSSYEKLRSNNSSLAKALSKQKQKGQLLFSQNVALLAEVQDLSSACNKRDNTILKVLQNAKEMLKMLVTMTKFVTSTIASCQEFTSSSNMNIRMSCNPLSKGDNRRLSSKSPTRGIVKPMVSGHTITKPTINLSRVNMQHFNNSTTALSTIEEVSTPVILSENSNVNDDNSPRSIPVDTQARNTGGRICRMPERLNVTSSRASEGDERRLSKRKSKYSMQLSERHSRSRSNRLSESNNTECTNLVGSPRVKLNDVSKLLQNCQTINIRRLGSIKDKVVNENIEINDSTNNISNKQDKDDNVISETQLSIDISEGTDTEENNNESIQNSRKNFKNEQPKLDVQTNSRDNHNDASTNDDPLEGPSWLLNDYQKFSSSTNSNMESNKVKNFNNKSDNAHDCTTKTSMLHTMQYNNNNNNNNNNNNNNNNNNNSNNYQEDNKESDSLYTKKNRFKCHTLEKRSVLNNFQENNLEAEGDVTINNQGFVTRQRGNSTETMDDDLDEFTLMFMRRNINNVPFDINDLQLPVLEDSVVKSIVTKEPEPEITTTLQKLTQNCEIPSTNNDIKDDSLFDQLTVKLPQLSNTTIDCTIPMIDISLDTHQQKKLKNINKSFEADNSESITLRKKKVRSQNKSTSDKDPSAVKVVLQKLNDSDVKLQAVPFEATFLQNSNSFSDSESSTMSLNIENSSPRRPKRQKAPQNLKEPNLRKKLRRFK from the exons ATGTGCAGTAGTTTTGTTAATACTTCTTTTGATTTATCCa aAAAACAGAGACAAATAATGTCACAAATAACGAGACATAGAAGATTCAAAAGAGCCACTGTGCTCATTAAAAGAACACAGTGTTTAGGGAGATATCAAAGGATTAGAGGCTGTATGTCCT CATATGAAAAGTTAAGAAGTAATAATAGTTCATTGGCAAAGGCACTCTctaagcaaaaacaaaaaggacaACTTCTATTTTCACAAAATGTTGCTTTATTAGCAGAAGTTCAAGACTTGAGCTCAGCTTGTAATAAACGTGat aatacaattttaaaagtattacAAAATGCTAAAGAAATGCTGAAAATGTTAGTTACGATGACTAAATTTGTAACAAGTACTATTGCTTCCTGCCAAGAATTTACATCTTCCTCTAATATGAACATACGGATGTCTTGTAATCCACTTTCTa aaGGAGATAACAGAAGGCTATCGTCTAAATCTCCTACTAGAGGAATAGTTAAACCGATGGTAAGTGGGCATACAATAACAAAGCCCACTATTAACTTGAGTCGAGTAAACATgcaacattttaataattcaacgaCGGCCTTGAGTACTATAGAAGAAGTATCAACGCCAGTAATATTATCTGAAAATTCCAATGTAAATGATGATAATTCCCCTCGTTCTATTCCCGTTGATACACAAGCAAGAAAT ACTGGTGGTCGTATCTGTAGAATGCCAGAAAGATTGAATGTTACTTCATCTAGAGCTAGTg AAGGAGATGAACGACGATTAAGTaaacgaaaaagtaaatattctaTGCAGTTATCCGAGAGACATTCGAGATCAAGATCTAATAGATTATCAGAATCAAATAATACAGAATGCACAAATTTAGTAGGAAGTCCTCGTGTTAAATTGAATGACGTTTCCAAATTGTTACAGAATTGCCAAACTATTAATATTCGAAGg cTGGGTTCAATTAAAGATAAAGTTGTTAATGAAAACATAGAAATTAATGAttcaacaaataatatatctaataaacaAGATAAGGATGATAACGTTATTTCAGAAACGCAATTATCAATAGATATTTCTGAAGGAACTGAtacagaagaaaataataatgaatctaTACAAAATAGTAGAAAAAACTTTAAAAATGAACAGCCTAAACTTGATGTACAAACAAATAGCAGAGATAATCATAATGATGCATCTACTAATGATGATCCGCTTGAAGGCCCAAGTTGGTTATTGAAcgattatcaaaaattttcttcctcaacaaattcaaatatggaaagtaataaagtaaagaattttaataataaaagtgacAATGCACATGATTGTACTACAAAAACTTCCATGCTACATACaatgcaatataataataataataataataataataataataataataataataataataataataatagtaataattatcaagaagataataaagagtCTGATAGTttatatactaaaaaaaatagatttaaatgTCATACTTTGGAAAAACGAAGCGTTTTAAATAACTTTCAAGAGAATAATCTTGAAGCAGAAGGGGATGttacaataaataatcaagGATTTGTGACACGACAACGTGGAAATTCTACCGAAACTATGGATGATGATCTTGACGAATTTACTTTAATGTTTATGcgacgaaatattaataatgtaccttttgatataaatgatttacAATTACCTGTTTTAGAAGATTCCGTTGTAAAGTCCATAGTAACAAAAGAACCGGAACCTGAAATAACGACTACATTACAGAAATTAACACAAAATTGTGAAATTCCATCTACCAATAATGACATTAAAGATGATTCATTATTTGATCAACTTACAGTTAAGCTGCCTCAGCTTTCAAATACCACAATTGATTGTACAATACCAATGATAGATATATCATTGGATACACATCaacagaaaaaattaaaaaatataaataaatcattcgaaGCAGATAATTCTGAAAGTATAACTTtacggaagaaaaaagttcGAAGTCAGAATAAATCTACAAGTGACAAAGATCCAAGTGCTGTTAAAGTTGTCTTACAAAAACTTAATGATTCTGATGTTAAATTGCAGGCAGTTCCCTTCGAAGCAACATTTTTACAGAATTCTAACTCTTTCTC TGATTCTGAAAGTAGCACAATGAGTTTAAACATTGAGAATAGTTCACCGAGACGCCCTAAAAGACAGAAGGCACCACAAAATTTGAAGGAACCAAATTTACGAAA AAAGCTAAGGagatttaaatga
- the LOC124953670 gene encoding probable serine/threonine-protein kinase DDB_G0278845 isoform X1 translates to MCSSFVNTSFDLSKKQRQIMSQITRHRRFKRATVLIKRTQCLGRYQRIRGCMSSYEKLRSNNSSLAKALSKQKQKGQLLFSQNVALLAEVQDLSSACNKRDNTILKVLQNAKEMLKMLVTMTKFVTSTIASCQEFTSSSNMNIRMSCNPLSKGDNRRLSSKSPTRGIVKPMVSGHTITKPTINLSRVNMQHFNNSTTALSTIEEVSTPVILSENSNVNDDNSPRSIPVDTQARNTGGRICRMPERLNVTSSRASEGDERRLSKRKSKYSMQLSERHSRSRSNRLSESNNTECTNLVGSPRVKLNDVSKLLQNCQTINIRRLGSIKDKVVNENIEINDSTNNISNKQDKDDNVISETQLSIDISEGTDTEENNNESIQNSRKNFKNEQPKLDVQTNSRDNHNDASTNDDPLEGPSWLLNDYQKFSSSTNSNMESNKVKNFNNKSDNAHDCTTKTSMLHTMQYNNNNNNNNNNNNNNNNNNNSNNYQEDNKESDSLYTKKNRFKCHTLEKRSVLNNFQENNLEAEGDVTINNQGFVTRQRGNSTETMDDDLDEFTLMFMRRNINNVPFDINDLQLPVLEDSVVKSIVTKEPEPEITTTLQKLTQNCEIPSTNNDIKDDSLFDQLTVKLPQLSNTTIDCTIPMIDISLDTHQQKKLKNINKSFEADNSESITLRKKKVRSQNKSTSDKDPSAVKVVLQKLNDSDVKLQAVPFEATFLQNSNSFSKKILYSPPLENSSDSESSTMSLNIENSSPRRPKRQKAPQNLKEPNLRKKLRRFK, encoded by the exons ATGTGCAGTAGTTTTGTTAATACTTCTTTTGATTTATCCa aAAAACAGAGACAAATAATGTCACAAATAACGAGACATAGAAGATTCAAAAGAGCCACTGTGCTCATTAAAAGAACACAGTGTTTAGGGAGATATCAAAGGATTAGAGGCTGTATGTCCT CATATGAAAAGTTAAGAAGTAATAATAGTTCATTGGCAAAGGCACTCTctaagcaaaaacaaaaaggacaACTTCTATTTTCACAAAATGTTGCTTTATTAGCAGAAGTTCAAGACTTGAGCTCAGCTTGTAATAAACGTGat aatacaattttaaaagtattacAAAATGCTAAAGAAATGCTGAAAATGTTAGTTACGATGACTAAATTTGTAACAAGTACTATTGCTTCCTGCCAAGAATTTACATCTTCCTCTAATATGAACATACGGATGTCTTGTAATCCACTTTCTa aaGGAGATAACAGAAGGCTATCGTCTAAATCTCCTACTAGAGGAATAGTTAAACCGATGGTAAGTGGGCATACAATAACAAAGCCCACTATTAACTTGAGTCGAGTAAACATgcaacattttaataattcaacgaCGGCCTTGAGTACTATAGAAGAAGTATCAACGCCAGTAATATTATCTGAAAATTCCAATGTAAATGATGATAATTCCCCTCGTTCTATTCCCGTTGATACACAAGCAAGAAAT ACTGGTGGTCGTATCTGTAGAATGCCAGAAAGATTGAATGTTACTTCATCTAGAGCTAGTg AAGGAGATGAACGACGATTAAGTaaacgaaaaagtaaatattctaTGCAGTTATCCGAGAGACATTCGAGATCAAGATCTAATAGATTATCAGAATCAAATAATACAGAATGCACAAATTTAGTAGGAAGTCCTCGTGTTAAATTGAATGACGTTTCCAAATTGTTACAGAATTGCCAAACTATTAATATTCGAAGg cTGGGTTCAATTAAAGATAAAGTTGTTAATGAAAACATAGAAATTAATGAttcaacaaataatatatctaataaacaAGATAAGGATGATAACGTTATTTCAGAAACGCAATTATCAATAGATATTTCTGAAGGAACTGAtacagaagaaaataataatgaatctaTACAAAATAGTAGAAAAAACTTTAAAAATGAACAGCCTAAACTTGATGTACAAACAAATAGCAGAGATAATCATAATGATGCATCTACTAATGATGATCCGCTTGAAGGCCCAAGTTGGTTATTGAAcgattatcaaaaattttcttcctcaacaaattcaaatatggaaagtaataaagtaaagaattttaataataaaagtgacAATGCACATGATTGTACTACAAAAACTTCCATGCTACATACaatgcaatataataataataataataataataataataataataataataataataataataataatagtaataattatcaagaagataataaagagtCTGATAGTttatatactaaaaaaaatagatttaaatgTCATACTTTGGAAAAACGAAGCGTTTTAAATAACTTTCAAGAGAATAATCTTGAAGCAGAAGGGGATGttacaataaataatcaagGATTTGTGACACGACAACGTGGAAATTCTACCGAAACTATGGATGATGATCTTGACGAATTTACTTTAATGTTTATGcgacgaaatattaataatgtaccttttgatataaatgatttacAATTACCTGTTTTAGAAGATTCCGTTGTAAAGTCCATAGTAACAAAAGAACCGGAACCTGAAATAACGACTACATTACAGAAATTAACACAAAATTGTGAAATTCCATCTACCAATAATGACATTAAAGATGATTCATTATTTGATCAACTTACAGTTAAGCTGCCTCAGCTTTCAAATACCACAATTGATTGTACAATACCAATGATAGATATATCATTGGATACACATCaacagaaaaaattaaaaaatataaataaatcattcgaaGCAGATAATTCTGAAAGTATAACTTtacggaagaaaaaagttcGAAGTCAGAATAAATCTACAAGTGACAAAGATCCAAGTGCTGTTAAAGTTGTCTTACAAAAACTTAATGATTCTGATGTTAAATTGCAGGCAGTTCCCTTCGAAGCAACATTTTTACAGAATTCTAACTCTTTCTC aaaaaagattctttaTTCTCCACCACTTGAAAATTCTAGTGATTCTGAAAGTAGCACAATGAGTTTAAACATTGAGAATAGTTCACCGAGACGCCCTAAAAGACAGAAGGCACCACAAAATTTGAAGGAACCAAATTTACGAAA AAAGCTAAGGagatttaaatga